In the genome of Zobellia nedashkovskayae, the window AATTGTTTAACAACCAACGGTATTGAATACCGGCACCGTTTATACACAATAGTTTTCCTATATTCTTATTTTCTGCACTGTAGTTTACGTGGGCAAAGTTGTTAACTCGCGAGCTTTCCTTAACCGAAAGATTATCTGTTATCGCATAAATCACACCGGATGTTCCACCGGTAGCAGCTACCTCACCTGGATTAAAAACATTTAAGGACAACGCATTGTTAGGCTGATCTCCTGCACGGTATAAAATAGGCGTACCCACTTTTAAACCTGACTCTTTTGCTCCTTGTTCCGATACCTTACTTTGAACAGAAAAAGTATCGACTATTTCAGGCACATGAGATTCGTTCAATCCGTAATAATCCAATAACCAAGTGGCTAAGCTATTCGTTTTAAAATCCCAAAATATACCTTCGGACAAGCCGGATAGTGTTGTGTTTGCTGTACCACTCAATCTACAGGCTATATAATCTCCCGGTAGCATGAACTTATGGATACGTTCAAAAATTTCCTGCTCGTTCTCCTTAACCCACTTTAATTTGGATGCGGTAAAATTAGAAGGCGAGTTTAATAAGTGCTCACTACAACGGTCATTGCCAAGTTCGTTAAATGCTTTTTGACCAATACCTACCGCTCTACTATCGCACCAGATAATAGAATCACGTAAAGGCTTAAGGTTCTCGTCTACAACCACCAATCCGTGCATTTGGTATGAAATACCAATACCGGTAACCTCTTCTGATTTTATATTATTTTCTGATAGCAATGTTTTAGTTGCGGCACAAACATGTTTCCACCACATATCCGGATCTTGTTCTGCCCAACCATTGTTGATAGCTAGAATATCCATTTCTGTTTTAGGTTCGCTCACTACGGCAACGGGTTTACCCGTACTCACCTCAACTAAAGCTGCTTTTATTGACGAACTTCCTATATCGTAACCTATACTGTACATAATTATTTGGTGTTTGTAAGTGCTTCTGTTTTTTGAACGTTATCCTATCGGATTTTTTGTATCTCACTAAAAACCAAGCCCTTTTGTCAAATTTAAACTATAACTTAAAACGAGTTCCAGATAATTCGTTTCCGTACTAAAAATACGAAATAGAACCGTTTATAAATTCAAAATTTCACAACCACAACCTGTTTAAAATCAGATATTTACAATATTTCGTATTTTTCGAAATGGGTTTCGTAAAAAGAATAGGTGCAAAATGCTATTTTAGCGATCAGTACAGCAAAAAAGAAGTAATATCTTAATGGGATATTTAGTATCTTGATACAGTTATGAAACGAAAACTTAGTTTAGACGATATTGCCAAGCATTTTAAAGTCTCTAAATCTACCGTATCTAAGGCGTTAAATGATAGCCATGAAATAAGCACCAAAACCAAGGCGAAAATCATTGCGTATGCCCGGGAACATAAGTACCGTCCCAACCTTAATGCAATTAACCTTAGAAAAGAACCTTCGCAATCCGTTGGTGTAATCATTCCTAATATTCTCAACTACTTCTTTGCCCAAGTTATTAGCGGTGTAGAGAAAGTATTGAATGACAACGGCTATAATATGATTGCCTGCATCTCTAACGAATCTTACACAAAGGAAGTTGCCATTACCGAAATGTTGCGCAAAGGAGCTATATCCGGGCTCTTAGTTTCGTTGGCGGAAGAAACAGGTAAACTGGATAACACAGACCATTTTGAGCCCTTCTTGAACAAAGGGGTACCCGTAGTAATGTTTGATCGCGTATCATCAAAGTTGAACTGTGACAAAGTAACCATAGATGATACCAAAGCTGCATATAATGCAACGGAGCACCTTATAAAATCTGGATTTAAACGTATTGCCGTAGTTTCCCTATTAGGAGACCTTGAGATTTCACGGCTGAGAATTAACGGCTACCACCAGTGTCTTAAGGACCATAATTTAGACCTAGATCAGAGCTTGATTTTTGAAAAGCTGGAAAAGTCTTTTATGGAAGTGGAAATACGAAAATTGCTTTCCGCGGGAAAAGTGGATGCCATTTTAGGTTTGGAGGAAGAAGCGGGCGTTACCTCCTTATTGACCGCTAATTCATTGGCCATTAAAATACCTAAAGAGCTTTCCATTATTTG includes:
- a CDS encoding xylulokinase — translated: MYSIGYDIGSSSIKAALVEVSTGKPVAVVSEPKTEMDILAINNGWAEQDPDMWWKHVCAATKTLLSENNIKSEEVTGIGISYQMHGLVVVDENLKPLRDSIIWCDSRAVGIGQKAFNELGNDRCSEHLLNSPSNFTASKLKWVKENEQEIFERIHKFMLPGDYIACRLSGTANTTLSGLSEGIFWDFKTNSLATWLLDYYGLNESHVPEIVDTFSVQSKVSEQGAKESGLKVGTPILYRAGDQPNNALSLNVFNPGEVAATGGTSGVIYAITDNLSVKESSRVNNFAHVNYSAENKNIGKLLCINGAGIQYRWLLNNLDVASYDEMNDLANSVPQGSDGVKILPFGNGAERMLNNVDLGTNMFDINLNNHTKAHLCRASLEGIAFSFVYGMEILRSDGITATKIRAGNDNLFRSEIFSNTIATLIDREIEIYNTTGAIGAARACILSDGDFSSFGEQIMANDYVMSYKPSAEKEALQSAYSAWKKELEQLLKNK
- a CDS encoding LacI family DNA-binding transcriptional regulator, with the translated sequence MKRKLSLDDIAKHFKVSKSTVSKALNDSHEISTKTKAKIIAYAREHKYRPNLNAINLRKEPSQSVGVIIPNILNYFFAQVISGVEKVLNDNGYNMIACISNESYTKEVAITEMLRKGAISGLLVSLAEETGKLDNTDHFEPFLNKGVPVVMFDRVSSKLNCDKVTIDDTKAAYNATEHLIKSGFKRIAVVSLLGDLEISRLRINGYHQCLKDHNLDLDQSLIFEKLEKSFMEVEIRKLLSAGKVDAILGLEEEAGVTSLLTANSLAIKIPKELSIICFTNGILPKYVVPSLTSISQHGYHMGERAAQQLVNRIEQNDTEKPFATEVIKTTMIERDSTIPLIKT